ACCTGCGTCAGGCACACGCGGCGCCATTTGCCCTCCGCTTCGGCCTGTTGCTGGAACGCTTCATTTATTAGTAAATCCATAGCATCATCCTTGCTCAGGTTTTTTGTATGCACGCCAATATCAAGGATGGTGTTGCAAGTGCTGCGGAGATTCCATTTATAATACATCAGCCACATTTCGTCTGAATTGGCGTAGCCGTTTTCGAGCATCATCAACTCTGAATACACTGCCCAGCCTTCGACCATCGCACCATTTCCGGCAATAGATTTGATAAGGCTTGGCGACTGGTTGCTGTACACCAATTGGGTGTAATGCCCAGGAATCGCTTCGTGTATATTCAGGATTTGCAAAATATAATCGTTGTATTCCCGCAGGTAACTTTCGGATTCTGCTGCGCTCCAACCTGATAAACTGCCTACATTATAATACGTTTTCGCATTTTTGTCATAAGGGCCGGGCGCCGAAATGGATGCGCCTGCAACGCCAGCCATATAATCTGGCTCTTTACGCACTTCAAGCGGCTTTGACGGATCGATGTATATGAGGTCTTTCTGTTTGATGAAAGCCAGAAGTTCCGGCAATTGTTTTTCAATCGCCTGCTGGAACAATTCCGGTTTGGCATGTTGCAGCGAAATCTTATCGATCACCTGGCGGATGAGTTGGTTTTTATCCGATGGTTTTGGTGCAGTTCCTAAATATTTTGACCAAAGCCTGTCTGCAATCACAAACATCTTTTCGTGCAGTTCTTTTTTGTGCGCCACTGCTTTTTCTAACACCTGCGATGACGTATACGCTGACTGTATGTCAAATTCAAACTTCTTGTCATATAATTTTTTTCCAAGCCTGAAATCACGCGGCGTCGGATTGTCCAGTTTCTGTAGCCAGGAAACATAATCTTTTATGGCGTTGACTGCAGAAGCCGTTTTTGCTTTCATCGCATCTTTCTCTGCAGCAGACAAATCAGATTTTTCAAGCATGGCGGGCAAATCCTTTTCAAAAACTGATAAGCCGCCGGTATTTTGCGAAATGGCGAGTTCAGTGTGTTCCCGTGTCGGGTTCCTGATATTTTGCTTTGCAGCAGCATAATAAGCCGGGACTTCATCCAGTTTAAGGCTGATATTTTTCAACCTTACGGAAAGGAAGTCGTAAGAACCGTTCAGTATTTCTGCAAAAGGGCCGCTTACATTATATTCTGCCGGATTCCATTCCCACGATTTCATTTCTTCCATCCCGAACGCATAACTTTTCAACATATTCCCCATCATCTTATAATCGGTGAAATTGCCGGGATTAAGTGATTTTTCATCATAATTGCCGAGAGAATCCAGGTTGCTTTTTATAAATGCCAATTGTTTTGCGCGTGTTGTGGCATCATTGACAACCAATACATTATCATATTTATGAAATCCGGAAGCGGCAGCATAATCAGGAAAATTAATCCAAAGTGCCTCAATAAAGCTTTTCCTGTAATGTTCAAAAGCCTTGTTCCGGTCAGCAGCTTTTTCTTTTGAACAGCAAATAAAAAACACGATTGAAAAGGCAGCAAGATAAATTTTTCTCATAATAAAAAACGCAATAGGTTGACGCTGTAAAGATAGTTTTTTCAATATACTTGTAAGAATTAACGGCATTCAACTTTACAATACTTTTAAGAAAACATCGTTCAATAAATGTTAAATTGCGGAAAATTTTAGAAAAAAACAAGCATGGATCAGATCAAAATTTTATGGGTTGACGACGAAATAGATTTGCTAAAACCACACATCCTTTTCCTTGAAAAAAAGAATTATAATGTAACGACCTGCAACAATGGGCGCGATGCCGTAGACATCTTTGAAGATGGTAATTTCGATATTGTTTTCCTGGATGAGAATATGCCAGGAATGAGCGGACTCGAAACGCTCCAGGAAATTAAGGAGAAAAAATCGTCAACGCCGGTGATCATGATTACCAAAAGCGAGGAAGAATTGATCATGGAGGAAGCGATCGGTTCGAAAATTGCTGATTACCTGATCAAGCCCGTAAATCCGAATCAGATTTTGCTGAGCTTAAAGAAAAACCTGGACCATTCCAGGCTTATATCTGAAAAAACCACTTTGGATTACCAAAAGGAATTCCGCAAAATTGCCATGGAACTCGCCATGGTAAACAATTATGAGGACTGGATTGAAATGTACAAGAAGTTGCTGTTCTGGGAAATCGAACTCGAAGACATACAGGACCAGGCGATGATCCAGATTTTGGAATCGCAGAAAACGGAAGCCAACAGCCAGTTTGGGAAATTCATCGAACGCAACTATGAAGATTGGTTCCTGCCAAAAGCGGAACGCCCCGTGATGTCGCATACCTTGTTTAAGGAATTGGTCGTTCCCGAATTAAAAAAGAAGGAAAAAATATTATTTGTGGTCGTAGATAATCTGCGTTACGACCAATGGAAGGCATTTGAAAGCGTCGTTGCGAATTACTACAAATTAGAGAAAGAAACACCGTATTACGCCATACTGCCAACGGCTACACAATATGCCAGGAATGCTATTTTCTCAGGGCTTTTGCCATCAGAAATGGAAAAACAATATCCGCAATATTGGAAAAATGACGTGGAAGATGGAGGCAAAAACCTTTACGAAGCCGAATTTTTAACCGAACAATTGCGCAAACTGGGATTGGACCTCAAACAGGATTATTTCAAAATCACCAATCTTGCCGGTGGAAAAAAACTGGTGGAGAACTTCAAGTCGCTGAAGTCAAATGATCTGGTCACAGTCGTTTATAATTTCGTAGACATGCTTTCCCATGCAAAAACCGAGATGGATGTCGTAAAGGAATTGGCCTCAGACGACAAGGCTTATCGCTCCTTAACGCTGAGCTGGTTCCGGAATTCCCCTTTACTTGAAATCATACAGCAGGCACAAAAGCTTGGTTTCAAACTGATCATCACCACAGACCACGGAACCATCAATGTAAAAAACCCATCTAAAGTAATCGGTGATAAGAATACCAGCCTGAATCTACGTTATAAAACCGGCCGCAGCCTCACTTATGAAGACCGCGACGTTTATGCTGTAAAAGATCCCAAAAAAATTGGTTTGCCTTCCATCAATATGAGCAGTTCTTATATCTTTGCGAAGAATGATCTGTTCCTGGCCTATGTCAATAATTACAACCATTACGTAAGTTATTACAGGAACAGTTACCAGCATGGCGGTATTTCACTCGAAGAGATGATCATACCGTTTTTAGTTTTCAACCCGAAGTAAACTGTAAACTCAAACCATTGGAAATCATCTTTTCCCTCGAAGAAATTGGCCAGGCTGCACAGCAGGTCCTGATGCAGAATCCACATAAAGTAATCCTTTTCAATGGCCATATGGGCGCAGGCAAAACCACGTTGATCAAGTCGCTCGCAAAG
This genomic stretch from Flavobacterium pallidum harbors:
- a CDS encoding DUF885 domain-containing protein; the encoded protein is MRKIYLAAFSIVFFICCSKEKAADRNKAFEHYRKSFIEALWINFPDYAAASGFHKYDNVLVVNDATTRAKQLAFIKSNLDSLGNYDEKSLNPGNFTDYKMMGNMLKSYAFGMEEMKSWEWNPAEYNVSGPFAEILNGSYDFLSVRLKNISLKLDEVPAYYAAAKQNIRNPTREHTELAISQNTGGLSVFEKDLPAMLEKSDLSAAEKDAMKAKTASAVNAIKDYVSWLQKLDNPTPRDFRLGKKLYDKKFEFDIQSAYTSSQVLEKAVAHKKELHEKMFVIADRLWSKYLGTAPKPSDKNQLIRQVIDKISLQHAKPELFQQAIEKQLPELLAFIKQKDLIYIDPSKPLEVRKEPDYMAGVAGASISAPGPYDKNAKTYYNVGSLSGWSAAESESYLREYNDYILQILNIHEAIPGHYTQLVYSNQSPSLIKSIAGNGAMVEGWAVYSELMMLENGYANSDEMWLMYYKWNLRSTCNTILDIGVHTKNLSKDDAMDLLINEAFQQQAEAEGKWRRVCLTQVQLCSYFTGFTEICELREAYKKQQGEKFRLKDFHSKLLSYGSAPVKYIRELMLEKQ
- the porX gene encoding T9SS response regulator signal transducer PorX — translated: MDQIKILWVDDEIDLLKPHILFLEKKNYNVTTCNNGRDAVDIFEDGNFDIVFLDENMPGMSGLETLQEIKEKKSSTPVIMITKSEEELIMEEAIGSKIADYLIKPVNPNQILLSLKKNLDHSRLISEKTTLDYQKEFRKIAMELAMVNNYEDWIEMYKKLLFWEIELEDIQDQAMIQILESQKTEANSQFGKFIERNYEDWFLPKAERPVMSHTLFKELVVPELKKKEKILFVVVDNLRYDQWKAFESVVANYYKLEKETPYYAILPTATQYARNAIFSGLLPSEMEKQYPQYWKNDVEDGGKNLYEAEFLTEQLRKLGLDLKQDYFKITNLAGGKKLVENFKSLKSNDLVTVVYNFVDMLSHAKTEMDVVKELASDDKAYRSLTLSWFRNSPLLEIIQQAQKLGFKLIITTDHGTINVKNPSKVIGDKNTSLNLRYKTGRSLTYEDRDVYAVKDPKKIGLPSINMSSSYIFAKNDLFLAYVNNYNHYVSYYRNSYQHGGISLEEMIIPFLVFNPK